TatgccccccttccccagccccccatcagAGCACATTGTATCTTGAAACAAAGACTTTATTTGTGACCTTTAAAGTGGTTTATTGTATAAGTGATTGATTGTCCAAGGAACAGAGCATTTTGGTCTTGTTTGGGACAGTATTAGAAGCATCTGTAGAGGTTTTCgtttttccttcttccctcctgCCAGTTCAAGTACTTTGTAATGTCAGTGTTTATATAAATACTTGCATTTGTTTTACATTAATAAAGAAATTATTAATCTAAAGATGGGCATAGTCTCGTGCTTCTGCAAATTTAAAACTATAGGCAGTAGGAGAGAGGGGCTGCTTGCTGCAGGGGTGTTCAAAGGACATGCCAGGTTTAGGTTCAAAATGGAGGGGATTGCTCTTGCACTGGTAAGGGACAACACAGGCCATTTTGCCTCTAAGCCAGTTGAAATCCGGCCGAGGTGAGTAGTGACCACAAGTCCTATCATCTTTTGGCTGTTTGGCCTATTTGAAATAAACTAATGGTATCTGTCCAGTTCCTAGTGCACAAAGGTTTGCATTAAGACCGACTGGAGCCCTGGCTGACAGttgcagcagagaggccaaagacttGGTGAGTCATGGAGACCGGACTTCCTTCTGGCTCCCTGCAGATCAGGGATGGTGAGATGGAAGCATGTGCTATTCCATGGCCAAATGGAagtcttcagtctccagggctgtcagctgAGCACATTTCACCAGCACATAACTCACTTTAAAACTGTTCAGAAAAGAAATTGAAGCTTAGGCCACAAATTTGACCCTAGTAACTCTGCTAATCAGGTGGGAAAGGTTCTTCAAATTGCAAACAGGAAAGGTAAGGGGTGTTCCTAAATCTGTACCTCTTGAGTTTTGGGTCGACAGGGATGAAATTCAAAGCTGCCCCCAAAGGCTTTGAAATATACACATGGTCCTAAAATGAGCTTTCCAAACTAAAGGCTGCACCGCAGATAAAATCCAGACTTCTTATCTGGTTGGCCCACTTGTTACCTGGGGCTCTTTGaatccaaagctcttggtaacttttactctgtgcgaagtggtgtcaggaaataaatcagtggaGACACAGCCGTTTGACCGAtcgatggctggcacaaacaggacaacacgagtgctttcacttaaagctaaactttacttaatctccagcacttacacacgtcctcaaccggttagtaaaacacccccaaccctcaaTAATTACCGAAGCTGAGTGTGGTTTTCAAGTGGCACTGTGACAGGCTTCCGCTGGCCAAACTTCCATCTGCCAGTGGGGACCCCAAGGTGCCTCCAGAGGAAGCGTTCCTGAAGAGCCCCTTCTGAGAAGTCCAGCTACCTCAAACCTGTTCCCTTTATTTATGCATTAATAATACAATGGTATATCCCATAAAGAGGGGATTTTGCAAGAATCCTGCTGAGATTGGTTAACTTCATAAGTTCAGTGCTAGTGCCTGAACAGTTCCTGACAGCATAGGCAGTGTCCAGAGTGTCCTAAATTGCCATTCTGATACCTGACAGGGTTCTTCCAAAATGGGGATTCGCACTCCTAAGTGTGAATGTCGTCCATTCGCTGCGCTCATCTAATACTTAGTCTTTCCACTAAGACTGCCATTGTAGGGGCCAGTTGTAGAGATGGTTCTTTATGATGTGGTTTAAAACAGTGGATCCCAAACTTCATTGGTTCATGTACCACTTTCTTAAAAAATTGTTGTGAAGTGAACGAATGGAACATCATGTTTGGGTACCACAGTCTGGTCTGGAAACTGGTTGGAGACCTGCCCAATTAATTGCTTATAGTGGTCACCTAAAAAGCCAACAGatcctagtttaaaaaaaaatgccatcaGCACGGTCTAGATTCTAACCAGTAACCTGGAGGTGAAAGTTACCCTGTAGAGATGGTTCTTTATGATGTGGTTTAAAACAGTGGATCCCAAACTTCATTGGTTCATGTACCACTTTCTTAAAAAATTGTTGTGAAGTGAACGAATGGAACATCATGTTTGGGTACCACAGTCTGGTCTGGTTCTGTCTTGAAGGCATTTCAGTATCTTGCGTAGTCACAAGAACACAGCCTGTGGATATAGCCAGTCCTGTTGGCCTAAAACCAGATTGCTAAATCTAAGTGTTAGGCCTGAGAGGGAAGCTGCTTTGCCCACATAGTGACTGTTTTCATATTAGAAACTTCCAGCCTTGTTCCTAGGCTGTGTCCTTTCAAGCGAAGGGGAAGTCCAGTGACATGAGGGATGTGGTGGCAGAACAACCTGCAGCAAAACACCCCTTACTGTTAACTTGCGGGTTTTAACATGAGGAGCTGCATTGATGAGAATGGGAGATGGTGGGGGTGCTTCATAGGCTGTTGCTGCGTGGCTCTGCAGACTCCGAGCTGAACATCAGGGCTGGGAAGTGCTTCACAACCAGGATGGCTGGAAGAATGTTTCGTCTGTAGAAAATGCAGCGTCCATGGAGATTCTAAATCCTCCGAATCTGCAGGTACCTCCTGAGTCTAGTGTCGCTGTTTATGCCACTTGGGCGACACTTGGCATTTTCATTGGCATGTTTATTGTTCTAACTTTTTAATGCTAAAGGCAACCAGAAATACgaataaaatgtatttaactTTGCATCCAAGTATAAATTCCAGTCATTTCCAGTGCCTAGACCACTTGATTCCTATTTGGAATCTCCTCCAAGCACAGAGGGTGCTGTGTAATCCCGCAGCATTTGGACATGAGTGGATGGAAACATTACCTGTTCCAATTCCGTTTGTTGCCTTCGATGGGAGAGGTTAACGGGAACTACTAGCCTGTTAGGAGAGGCTATTGTGACTGTCCTTGCATATAGTATTGCCCGGCAGCCAGGTCTCATACGGGAAGGTGGGTGATGATAGCCCACTCTGGCTTCTTAGTCTACAATGTCAGGCTAGCATGAgcacttcttcttcttctcttgtTTTCCCAGGTTCTGTACTTTGGGCTCCTCTGTGGGTGGCAGTCTGCTTTTCACCCCATCCCAATCCTTGTTTGGGCTCAGCATCCCGGCCTTCACAGCTTCATAGATCTCCAAGGTCAGCAGCTGGAAGGCATCATCCACGTTGCTGTTGCTTTTAGCGGATGTCTCTATGTACTTTGCCCCCAGTGAAGAAGCAAGCTTCTCGGCCTCCTTTCGCTCAACCTGGCGCTGTGGCACCAGGTCACTCTTGTGCCCAACCAGCACAAAGACCACATGAAAAGGTTTCACTGTCTCTGTCATCTCCCGATGCCACTCCTTGATGCTCTCAAAGGATGCTTGGTTGGTCAGGTCAAACATCAGCACTGCCCCTGCGGAGTTGCGGTAGTAAGAGCGAGTCACTGACCTAAGACACGAGGAGGGAATGGCATGAGACTGCATTCTCTTATTGCTTTCCTAAGATCTTTATGGCACAGAGGCAGCACAGGCTGCCTTGTGGAACTGCTTGGAAAAatgtttttctgcagaaaatttcagctttttggtGGAATATCAAAAACCAAAACTTCACTTCAGAATGGCACTGtactgcctcatgggagttgtagttcaggtgccttaTTCTGACTagattacatctcccatgatgcaccactttTCTCTATGGTACTGAGAAGTGATGTGTCCCGTAAGAATCTCTggtcatggtgcatcatgggagaggtAGTCTGTGTAAAGAGCCCAGAGAGGAGAATGGAAGTCCTGTGAGATGGTTGGGTGccattttgaatgaaaattgaGTTTGGGACAATCATTTTTTTTTGACTAAATGTTCTGAGGAAAGCTACTTCTCGTGTCAAAAcagacaaacaacaaaaaaccctgcCTCCCAtggaaaactttttttgtttttgtttttttgtcaaaATGGTTTTGATGGAATTTTTTTAACTAGCCCTAATGCCTAAATATATCATCTGTCTATGGTACATGTTCAACCAGATTCATGCCACAGGTGTGACTCTTAGCTGAGCCAGTTGCTTGGTTGATGATCGTATCAGTTTATGCTCCCATATCAGTACATGTTAGGACAGCTATCCCATTGGACTTTGGCAGAGGGCAGAATGTCCTGAGGACCCCTTGACCAGTAGCAGGTAGAGCAATGGATATTGGGATGCCCTGTACGCCTGAGAGCTGGCTGAGCTGGTTACTCCAAGCCAGTCTCCTGCAGTCACTGTGCTAGCTTATGCTGCTGGTGGCAGAGAATTAACCATGTGGGGTGTGAACAAAGCATGTTTACAACCAGTCTGGGTTCGAACTAGAACAGGTCTTTGGAAAACTCGCCTGCTGTTGCCCAGCCATCTGTCTGGCCCCACCTGCCGTGGCAACAGCACAGGCATTTTCACCTTTGTGTTGTGTCTGCCTGCTCCGAACACAGAGGTATTAAACAGCTGAGCCCTGTCTGTGCTAATGCTCCCACTCTTGGGAAATTCCTGGAAACCTGCTGCCCGTGTCACTAACTGGTTACAAACTGGCCAAACCTCGAGTGTAAATGAGACTTCCGAAGCCCCTTTTCTCCTACATCTCGGGGCTGACCCAGGTGCTTCAGGTGTGCCCAGCCAGTTCCTTTCAACGGGGGTGTGGCTGGTCAATAATTAGCCCCGTTAGCTTAGGAAGCAGAAAACTCTGTACCTGACCGCCTGAGGTGCTGGACTAAAAAGGGCCTTGGGTCTGGACTAGATAGCTAGTCTCAGTCCACTCCCTAGGGACATGGGtctcctttcacttacactgggtgtaaatcagaaggatcagtggagttacactgatgtCAAGCCAGAGCAAGAGCAAGGAGAATCAGGCTTTGATGCCTGTATCCCCCCTGGCCTGGCAGTCTCAGCCACAGAGCTGGAACTTCCCTCTCACCTGGGAGGTGGTTGCTAACCCCttgccttccttccttcctcagaACGTGGGGtgcatcctgctcccattgaagccaatggaggggggaagggaagggctcAAATAGTAACATTCAGACCCCGCCCCAGCATGGATCCCAGAGGTCCTGCCCTTGGGCATGGGGGGCTGAGTAGGTGCCCACAGTGGTGTTAGCTGGAAAGTTCTTCACACCCAGTGTGTGACTCCCCCTGACAGTGCCCCAGCCCAGGTGCGAAGCCCCGTTGTATAGCAGTAGTTCTCAGTACTATTTCTCTGATAATAATTAAGGGCTGGATCTCCGCTCCCTGCCACTCTGCACCTCTCTTCTGGGCAATGGAGCCAGTGTTTGCTGGGGAACCCCATGAGTTTCCCCTGCCATACCCTAGCAGGGCGATGACACATGCAccaagagctggggaggaagggagtcCCTGAAGTGAGGCCTTTAAACTCCCCCAGCGCTCTAAAGAGCCCCATGCAGCAGTATTTGAGCATAGCTGCAGGCACTTTACATGTGTAAATGGATCCAGCCCAGAGGAAATGAGCTTAAGGGTGGAGCTTTCTGTCCCATTCCCAGGGGTTAGGATGCCCCATGGACTAAACTGCTCTCCTGCACGGCACCAGCTGTCCCCTTTGCTgcctgtctcagcagagaggccatggAGAGTTGGAGAGACTATCTAGGATCCCTCCAATTgtactagagcagtggtccccaaacttttcagggttgtGCCCCCTCTTACCGCTGTCAGTGTGTCCCCCCGCAGGAGCCGGGCTGGGAACAGGGCTGCGGCTCCCCGGGTGGGGTGGAGATGGACATGGACAAGGATACGGAGgccgaggctggggccacagctgggagcatggctggggctggggcagggccgcccagaatgGGGGGgttcaagtggggcaatttgcccgggccccacaggggccctgcaaGTCCTGGCCGAGAATTCCTTTCCACTCACCtagcagcggtccgggtcttcggcggcagggggctctTCAGTCAGTTCACTGAAGATGcggagcgagtgaaagacccAAAGACGACGACTTGGAGCGCcacctgctttgccccaggccccctgaatcctctgggcggccctgggctggggccaggaatggAGTTGCGGTCAGGGgccgaggctgggggcagggctgggcagagcgggggctgagtggtgctccctccctgcccccatgaggAGCTGGCCCGggccccactgcaaccccctgaATGTTCCTCCGCACCCTCccaatttggggaccactgggctagagACACAACAgcaaggggcagcatgggagaagttAACCAAGCCATGGCCCATGATTTTCCCCCTCCAAGGCCTTTAGTTTCCAGGCCTGTTAACCAAGCCCCTTTCCTCAGCATTGCTGATGCAAGAAAACAGCCTGCACTCGAGCCTGGAGTTTCCTGCACCTGTATTAATCCCCATTGCAGCTTTCAAGCTCCCTTCATTGGCTTTGGCTCTGTCCTGTCCACACGCTTACACGTACGTCTAACCCTCCCCTGGCAAACCCACCTGAATCGCTCCTGTCCAGCTGTGTCCCAGAACTGCAGCTTGATTCGGAGCCCGGGCTCCAACTCCACAAACTGGACGTAGA
This region of Gopherus flavomarginatus isolate rGopFla2 chromosome 22, rGopFla2.mat.asm, whole genome shotgun sequence genomic DNA includes:
- the LOC127039211 gene encoding ras-related protein Rab-39B-like; this encodes MDSLWHYQFRIIMLGDSTVGKSSLLKRYTEGAFLDSINQTVGVDFYVQFVELEPGLRIKLQFWDTAGQERFRSVTRSYYRNSAGAVLMFDLTNQASFESIKEWHREMTETVKPFHVVFVLVGHKSDLVPQRQVERKEAEKLASSLGAKYIETSAKSNSNVDDAFQLLTLEIYEAVKAGMLSPNKDWDGVKSRLPPTEEPKVQNLGKQEKKKKCSC